In the Paenibacillus sp. FSL H7-0357 genome, one interval contains:
- a CDS encoding ABC transporter permease gives MSTAAHSAQGSPAKPAAAPKPKTLLTLLLHNRLAAIGLIFILIWTVIAIIAPWIAPHDPYITDMANKLQAPSGSHWFGTDNFGRDILSRVLYGARISIWTGLIAVAISFLIGVPLGGIAAYYGGKTGTVIMRLMDVLLSFPSLVLSMAIAASIGAGLTSAMIAVGIVGIPEFARLMFGQTVSLREKEYVEASRAIGVKNSVILYRHILPNALAPLMVQATLGMGFAILTASSLSFLGLGVKPPIAEWGAMISEGREYIISGQWWLVTFPGLSIATSILGFNLLGDGLRDVLDPRLRSGK, from the coding sequence TTGAGCACTGCAGCACATTCAGCACAGGGCAGCCCTGCCAAACCCGCCGCTGCACCGAAACCCAAAACATTACTGACGCTGCTTCTGCATAACCGTCTGGCTGCCATCGGCCTCATCTTTATTCTGATCTGGACGGTGATTGCCATCATTGCACCCTGGATTGCTCCGCATGATCCTTACATTACTGATATGGCGAATAAACTGCAGGCTCCTTCAGGAAGCCACTGGTTCGGAACGGACAACTTCGGCCGGGATATTCTCAGCCGGGTGCTGTACGGAGCAAGGATCAGTATCTGGACCGGTCTGATTGCCGTGGCGATTTCTTTTCTTATCGGCGTACCACTGGGCGGAATTGCTGCCTACTACGGCGGAAAGACCGGAACGGTCATTATGCGCTTGATGGATGTCCTGTTATCCTTCCCTTCACTGGTGCTGTCCATGGCAATTGCCGCTTCCATCGGGGCAGGCTTAACCAGTGCAATGATCGCTGTAGGAATCGTCGGTATTCCGGAGTTCGCGCGGCTGATGTTCGGCCAGACCGTCTCTCTCCGCGAGAAGGAGTATGTTGAAGCCAGCCGGGCGATCGGTGTAAAAAATTCGGTGATCCTATACCGTCACATTCTGCCCAATGCACTGGCCCCGCTGATGGTACAGGCTACCCTCGGAATGGGCTTCGCCATCCTGACGGCATCCAGTCTCAGCTTTCTCGGCCTTGGAGTCAAACCCCCGATTGCCGAGTGGGGGGCGATGATCTCAGAGGGCAGGGAATACATCATTTCCGGTCAATGGTGGTTGGTCACTTTTCCGGGATTGTCCATCGCCACTTCGATTCTGGGCTTTAATCTGCTCGGCGACGGTTTACGAGATGTTCTTGATCCACGGTTGCGGTCGGGCAAATAG